Proteins encoded together in one Papio anubis isolate 15944 chromosome 3, Panubis1.0, whole genome shotgun sequence window:
- the LOC110743372 gene encoding single-stranded DNA-binding protein homolog sam-10-like: MYFVLHFCTCSAEPRAALFLTGWSRDQVLLLERRARAAGTRRRGGPPAAAAGAESHHLFSHKRLRAWAEGAGEGAWGGGRRGAASPPPPPCLGNAPPAAIPADCRTPERSTHPRRPTVLDAPPRASPEPSGAGSSTPVGDSDRCRGGPGSYGARLASTTVSRDREHGVSPSPQRGRRSYSHYSGSTSGSRAGSAPPVLSLNHSPALGGPQMSDPELPSTSLARLASSSASSLGTRSPGRPAPRLP, translated from the coding sequence ATGTACTTTGTTTTGCACTTCTGCACATGCAGCGCAGAGCCCAGGGCGGCTCTCTTCCTTACCGGCTGGTCCCGAGACCAGGTCCTGCTACTGGAGCGCCGGGCTAGGGCTGCGGGGACGCGGCGTCGGGGCGGGCCGCCGGCAGCCGCCGCGGGCGCCGAGAGCCACCACCTCTTCTCCCACAAGCGGCTGCGGGCGTGGGCTGAAGGAGCTGGAGAAGGAGCCTGGGGAGGGGGGAGAAGAGGAGCagcatctcctcctcctcctccttgcctcGGAAACGCCCCTCCAGCGGCGATCCCAGCCGACTGCCGGACCCCCGAGCGCTCAACGCACCCCCGCCGCCCTACTGTGCTCGACGCCCCTCCAAGAGCTTCGCCAGAACCTTCCGGCGCGGGCAGCTCAACTCCTGTAGGCGACTCTGACCGCTGCCGAGGCGGACCGGGGAGCTACGGAGCGCGGCTCGCCAGCACGACGGTCTCTAGGGACCGTGAGCATGGTGTGTCACCCTCGCCTCAGCGCGGCCGCCGGAGCTACTCGCACTACTCGGGCTCCACCTCGGGCAGCCGCGCCGGCTCCGCCCCCCCGGTCCTGTCACTCAACCATTCCCCGGCTCTGGGAGGACCGCAGATGTCCGACCCCGAACTCCCCTCGACCTCATTGGCTCGCCTGGCCTCCAGCTCCGCCTCCTCCCTAGGGACTAGGTCGCCGGGGAGACCAGCGCCCCGGTTGCCATGA